The Desulfobulbaceae bacterium DB1 genome includes a region encoding these proteins:
- a CDS encoding riboflavin biosynthesis protein RibD — translation MKKKTDPDIAFMKRALREARKGLGATSPNPAVGAVVVRDGSIVGTGYHKKAGTPHAEIHALRAAGDAAHGATIYVTLEPCNHTGRTPPCTLAILASGIKRVVVGMLDPNPLVAGGGCDFLREKGLDVRRNVLADECRRLNFPFIKHIVTGLPWVIMKAGCTLDGRIAAADGQSGWITNEKSRREVHRLRHRVDAILVGAGTALADDPSLTTRLPGKKGKDPLRVVLDGKLRLPLDAQMLRRQSSAPTWIFCADNPDARKRKSLEKAGARVIPVGTGENGFLDLAQVLRELGKNQITSLLVEGGGRVHGSFLRAGLVDQVSIFLAPFFLGADAVPVVDTLSLASVRDGRRFVTSRVKRFDDDVLVEGIFSSSFVLAHGTGND, via the coding sequence ATGAAAAAAAAGACTGATCCCGACATCGCTTTCATGAAAAGGGCGTTGCGGGAGGCACGCAAGGGACTGGGCGCAACATCTCCCAATCCAGCCGTCGGCGCGGTGGTGGTCAGGGACGGCAGCATCGTCGGCACGGGGTATCATAAAAAGGCCGGCACCCCCCATGCCGAAATTCATGCACTCCGGGCGGCGGGTGATGCGGCTCACGGGGCCACCATCTATGTCACCCTGGAGCCCTGCAACCATACGGGCCGCACCCCTCCCTGCACCCTGGCGATCCTTGCAAGCGGAATTAAGCGGGTTGTGGTGGGGATGCTTGATCCGAACCCGCTCGTTGCCGGCGGTGGGTGCGATTTTCTGCGGGAAAAGGGGCTTGACGTGCGCCGGAATGTTCTGGCTGATGAATGCCGGCGGTTGAATTTTCCTTTTATCAAGCATATCGTCACCGGGCTGCCCTGGGTGATCATGAAGGCCGGCTGCACCCTTGACGGAAGAATCGCCGCTGCCGACGGACAAAGCGGCTGGATCACCAATGAAAAGTCCAGACGCGAGGTGCACCGTCTGCGCCACCGGGTGGACGCTATCCTGGTCGGGGCCGGCACCGCGCTTGCCGATGATCCATCCTTGACAACGAGACTGCCGGGGAAAAAAGGAAAAGACCCCCTGCGTGTCGTGCTTGACGGGAAACTTCGGCTGCCGCTCGACGCTCAAATGCTGCGCCGGCAATCCTCTGCCCCGACCTGGATTTTCTGCGCCGATAATCCTGATGCCCGAAAAAGAAAATCCCTGGAAAAAGCCGGCGCCCGCGTTATTCCCGTCGGCACCGGAGAGAACGGTTTTCTCGACCTGGCGCAGGTTCTTCGTGAACTCGGAAAAAATCAGATCACCAGTCTGCTGGTTGAGGGGGGAGGCCGGGTTCATGGTTCCTTTCTCCGGGCCGGGCTGGTTGATCAGGTCAGTATTTTTCTGGCCCCCTTTTTTCTGGGCGCCGATGCGGTACCCGTGGTTGATACATTATCTCTGGCCTCGGTGCGGGACGGACGACGTTTTGTCACCAGCCGGGTCAAAAGGTTTGACGACGACGTGCTGGTGGAAGGGATTTTTTCTTCATCATTTGTGCTGGCGCATGGAACCGGCAATGATTAA
- a CDS encoding transcriptional regulator NrdR, protein MKCPYCGQLDNKVVDSRLNKDYTITRRRRLCDSCGRRFTTYERLEVSMPMLIKKDDRREPWDRNKVVAGLKKACEKRPVSMTQIEEFVDNLERELQDMGEREIPVRLVGARVMDALRTIDEVAYVRFASVYRQFKDLNEFMDELKGLLSGREDEKKD, encoded by the coding sequence ATGAAATGTCCCTACTGTGGCCAACTTGATAATAAGGTGGTCGATTCCCGCCTCAATAAAGATTACACGATTACCCGCCGTCGTCGTCTCTGCGACTCCTGCGGCAGACGTTTCACCACCTACGAAAGATTGGAAGTGAGCATGCCGATGCTCATCAAAAAGGATGATCGCCGCGAACCATGGGATCGGAACAAGGTCGTTGCCGGGCTGAAAAAGGCATGCGAGAAAAGACCGGTCAGCATGACCCAGATCGAGGAGTTTGTCGACAATCTGGAAAGGGAACTGCAGGATATGGGGGAGCGGGAGATTCCGGTCCGGCTGGTCGGCGCACGAGTCATGGATGCCCTGCGCACAATCGACGAGGTCGCCTATGTACGATTTGCCTCGGTTTATCGGCAATTCAAGGACCTGAATGAATTCATGGATGAGCTGAAGGGGCTGCTGAGCGGCCGGGAAGATGAAAAAAAAGACTGA
- a CDS encoding cytidine deaminase has protein sequence MSDPVQRPSWSEYFLAITQLVAQRSTCTRRKVGAILVRDKRIIATGYNGAPTKVRHCLEVGCLREQQNIPSGERHELCRGLHAEQNAIIQAALHGVSVEDSTVYCTNMPCSICSKMLINARVKAIYYKDGYADFLAASMLAEAGIPLIQMESGE, from the coding sequence ATGAGTGATCCCGTCCAACGGCCTTCCTGGTCCGAATATTTTCTCGCCATCACCCAGCTTGTCGCCCAGCGATCAACCTGCACCCGGAGAAAGGTTGGTGCTATCCTGGTCAGAGACAAAAGAATAATCGCCACCGGCTATAACGGCGCGCCGACCAAGGTGCGCCACTGCCTGGAAGTCGGTTGCCTGCGTGAGCAGCAGAATATCCCTTCCGGCGAAAGGCATGAGCTTTGCCGGGGGCTGCATGCGGAACAGAATGCCATTATTCAGGCGGCTCTCCACGGTGTCAGTGTTGAAGATTCCACTGTCTATTGCACCAATATGCCGTGCTCCATCTGCAGCAAAATGCTGATAAACGCCCGGGTGAAAGCTATTTACTACAAAGACGGCTATGCGGATTTTCTCGCGGCTTCCATGCTTGCCGAGGCCGGTATTCCTTTGATTCAGATGGAGAGTGGTGAATAA
- a CDS encoding serine hydroxymethyltransferase (catalyzes the reaction of glycine with 5,10-methylenetetrahydrofolate to form L-serine and tetrahydrofolate) — protein sequence MSFLKDVDPAVFRAIKYELERQTNQLELIASENIVSPAVLEAQGSIFTNKYAEGYPNKRYYGGCEYADEVESLAISRARELFGAEYANVQPHSGSQANMAVYFATLQPGDKVLGMDLAHGGHLTHGSSVNFSGQLFQFVSYGLNKETGRIDMDEVERIALAEKPKMIVAGASAYPRIIDFAAFRKIADKVNALFMVDMAHIAGLVAAGIHPSPVPHAHFVTTTTHKTMRGPRGGLILAKEEFGKKLNSKIFPGIQGGPLVHVIAAKAVSFKEAMSDEFKIYQAQVVKNARALGENLQKFGFQLVSGGTDNHLLLVDLNNKNITGKEAEKVLEDAGLTVNKNAIPFDTQSRFVTGGVRIGTPAVTTRGLKEPEMARIADWINRAIDNRHNKEALGTIRLEVRMLCDMFPLYPHLEREDE from the coding sequence ATGTCATTTCTAAAGGATGTTGATCCGGCAGTGTTTCGGGCCATAAAGTATGAACTTGAGCGTCAAACCAATCAGCTTGAGCTCATTGCCTCGGAAAATATTGTCAGCCCCGCGGTGCTTGAAGCGCAGGGGTCGATTTTTACCAATAAGTACGCCGAGGGGTACCCCAACAAACGCTATTATGGCGGCTGTGAATATGCCGACGAGGTCGAGTCCTTGGCCATATCCCGCGCCAGGGAACTTTTCGGCGCTGAATACGCCAACGTCCAGCCCCATTCCGGCAGCCAGGCAAACATGGCGGTTTATTTCGCCACACTGCAGCCGGGCGATAAGGTACTCGGCATGGATCTGGCCCATGGCGGCCATCTGACCCACGGCAGCAGCGTCAACTTTTCCGGGCAATTGTTTCAGTTTGTTTCCTACGGCCTCAATAAGGAAACCGGCAGAATCGACATGGACGAGGTTGAACGCATCGCCCTGGCCGAGAAGCCGAAGATGATCGTTGCCGGGGCCAGCGCCTATCCCCGCATTATTGATTTCGCCGCCTTTCGTAAAATCGCCGACAAGGTAAATGCCCTTTTCATGGTAGACATGGCCCATATTGCCGGGCTCGTGGCGGCGGGCATCCATCCTTCACCGGTGCCTCATGCCCATTTTGTCACCACCACCACCCATAAGACCATGCGTGGTCCGCGCGGCGGTCTCATCCTGGCCAAGGAAGAGTTCGGCAAGAAGCTGAACAGCAAGATATTCCCCGGCATCCAGGGTGGGCCTCTTGTCCATGTCATTGCCGCCAAGGCGGTGAGTTTCAAGGAAGCGATGAGTGACGAGTTCAAAATCTATCAGGCCCAGGTTGTCAAAAATGCCAGGGCCCTGGGGGAAAATCTGCAGAAATTCGGTTTTCAGCTTGTTTCCGGCGGCACGGACAATCATCTGCTTCTGGTTGATTTGAACAACAAGAATATAACCGGCAAAGAGGCGGAAAAAGTTTTGGAGGATGCGGGCCTGACGGTGAACAAAAACGCCATCCCCTTTGACACCCAGAGCCGATTTGTGACGGGCGGCGTCAGGATCGGCACCCCGGCGGTTACCACCAGGGGGTTGAAAGAGCCGGAAATGGCCCGCATTGCCGATTGGATCAACCGGGCGATCGACAACCGCCACAACAAGGAAGCTTTGGGGACCATACGGCTGGAAGTGCGCATGCTGTGTGATATGTTTCCTCTCTATCCTCATTTAGAACGAGAAGATGAGTGA
- a CDS encoding ribose 5-phosphate isomerase B yields MKIAIGCDHGGISLKKNVLSIVSEYGHQVVDVGTDSEMSVDYPKYAKAVCDKVSANECEAGILICGTGIGMSMAANRNKDIRAALCADMFTARMSREHNNANVLCLGARVIGPGLAEEIVRTWLTTEFAGDRHLRRIEMF; encoded by the coding sequence GTGAAAATAGCAATCGGCTGCGACCATGGCGGTATCTCCCTGAAAAAAAATGTTCTGTCCATTGTCTCGGAATACGGCCATCAGGTTGTTGATGTGGGAACTGATTCGGAGATGTCGGTGGACTACCCCAAATACGCCAAGGCGGTTTGCGATAAGGTGTCCGCAAACGAATGTGAAGCAGGCATTCTCATCTGCGGCACCGGTATAGGCATGTCCATGGCAGCCAACCGCAATAAGGATATCCGGGCGGCCTTGTGCGCCGATATGTTTACGGCGCGAATGAGCCGGGAGCATAACAACGCCAATGTGCTTTGCCTCGGTGCGCGGGTTATCGGGCCCGGACTGGCGGAAGAAATAGTGCGCACCTGGTTGACAACAGAGTTTGCCGGCGACCGTCATCTCCGGCGTATCGAAATGTTTTAA
- a CDS encoding beta-ketoacyl-[acyl-carrier-protein] synthase II, which produces MARRVVVTGLGLVTPLGTGVEKTWSGLCAGKSGIGPITRFDTSDYSVKIAAEVKDFNVEDFIDAKTAKHLDLFVQYAIAAAEMALKDADFAVTEENAVRVGVITGCGLGGLPTIEKYHQVVLERGPKRITPFFIPMVIPNMGAGQISIVKKAKGPNLSVTTACAAGTHAVGEAFRMISNGSCDVAITGGSESVICPLAVAGFNAMKALSRRNDEPERASRPFDRDRDGFIISEGAGILLLEELEHAKKRGAKIYAEMVGYGLSGDGFHMAAPPEDGDGAVRCMQMALADAGMKGEDIDYINAHGTSTPLNDVVETRAIKKVFGDHAAKLAVSSTKSMTGHMLGGAGGIEAVFTALSLHHQIIPPTANLENPDPECDLDYVPGSARKTKIRAAMSNSFGFGGTNAVIIMKRFEG; this is translated from the coding sequence ATGGCAAGAAGAGTTGTGGTAACCGGTTTGGGTCTGGTAACTCCCCTGGGGACAGGCGTTGAGAAAACTTGGAGCGGACTCTGCGCGGGAAAGAGCGGTATCGGTCCGATTACCCGTTTTGATACCAGCGATTATTCCGTTAAAATTGCGGCGGAAGTCAAAGATTTTAATGTTGAAGACTTTATCGATGCGAAAACAGCCAAGCATCTGGATCTCTTTGTCCAGTATGCCATCGCCGCGGCCGAGATGGCCTTGAAAGACGCCGATTTTGCCGTAACCGAGGAAAATGCCGTCCGGGTTGGTGTTATTACCGGATGCGGACTGGGTGGATTGCCGACCATCGAAAAATATCATCAGGTCGTTCTCGAGCGCGGACCGAAACGAATCACCCCTTTTTTTATTCCCATGGTCATCCCCAACATGGGGGCGGGCCAGATTTCCATCGTCAAAAAGGCGAAAGGTCCGAATCTGTCGGTGACCACGGCCTGTGCCGCAGGAACCCATGCCGTGGGTGAAGCCTTTCGCATGATCAGCAACGGCAGTTGCGATGTTGCCATTACCGGCGGCAGTGAGTCGGTTATCTGTCCGCTTGCCGTGGCCGGTTTCAACGCCATGAAAGCCTTGTCCCGGCGCAACGACGAACCCGAGCGGGCTTCGCGCCCCTTTGACCGTGACCGTGACGGCTTTATCATTTCCGAAGGTGCCGGTATCCTTTTGCTGGAAGAACTTGAGCATGCCAAAAAGAGGGGAGCGAAGATCTATGCCGAAATGGTCGGTTACGGTCTTTCCGGCGACGGATTTCACATGGCCGCCCCGCCTGAAGACGGCGACGGTGCGGTGCGCTGCATGCAAATGGCCCTCGCCGATGCCGGCATGAAAGGCGAGGATATTGATTATATCAATGCCCACGGCACCTCCACCCCGTTAAACGATGTGGTGGAAACACGGGCCATCAAAAAGGTTTTCGGTGATCATGCCGCAAAGCTTGCCGTCAGTTCGACGAAGTCGATGACCGGCCATATGCTTGGCGGCGCCGGAGGAATTGAGGCGGTTTTCACCGCATTGTCTCTTCATCATCAGATTATTCCTCCCACGGCAAATCTTGAAAATCCCGATCCCGAGTGCGATCTTGACTATGTTCCCGGTTCAGCCCGCAAGACGAAAATTCGTGCCGCCATGTCCAATTCATTCGGTTTCGGCGGTACCAATGCGGTTATCATCATGAAGCGTTTCGAGGGGTAA
- a CDS encoding acyl carrier protein: MSKEEKLIDIIVEQLSVDKAKVVPAASFVDDLGADSLDLVELIMAMEEAFDTEIPDEVAEKITTVQHAINHINSLG; encoded by the coding sequence ATGTCTAAAGAAGAAAAACTTATTGATATCATTGTTGAGCAACTCAGTGTAGACAAGGCGAAGGTTGTTCCTGCCGCCTCTTTTGTCGATGACCTCGGCGCCGATTCCCTGGATCTGGTCGAATTGATCATGGCCATGGAAGAGGCATTTGACACCGAGATCCCCGATGAGGTTGCTGAAAAAATTACAACTGTTCAGCATGCCATCAACCACATTAACTCGCTGGGTTAA
- a CDS encoding 3-oxoacyl-[acyl-carrier-protein] reductase — MVLAGKIAVVTGGSRGIGRAICLHLARSGATVIVNYVSRPDAAEATVAAIKENGGNGAAYQFNVSDADQVQAAFKKIVADFGRVDILVNNAGITRDGLVAMMKEESWDEVLDTNLKGAFNCIKAVSRPMMKQRWGRIVSITSVIGFAGNAGQANYAAAKAGMVGLTRSVARELASRGVTVNGVAPGYIDTDMTRDLPAEVTEKIKGEIPMNSLGTVDDVAAAVAYLVSEEARYVTGQFIHVNGGMYMG, encoded by the coding sequence CCTGGCTCGCAGCGGGGCTACGGTTATCGTCAATTATGTCAGCAGACCCGATGCCGCCGAGGCAACAGTCGCGGCAATCAAGGAAAACGGTGGCAATGGGGCGGCGTATCAATTTAATGTCTCTGATGCCGATCAGGTACAGGCTGCCTTTAAAAAGATTGTTGCCGATTTCGGTCGCGTCGATATTCTGGTGAACAACGCCGGAATCACTCGTGACGGATTGGTGGCCATGATGAAGGAAGAGTCCTGGGATGAAGTGCTTGACACCAATCTCAAAGGGGCTTTTAATTGCATCAAGGCAGTGAGTCGCCCGATGATGAAGCAGCGCTGGGGGCGGATCGTATCGATTACCTCGGTTATTGGGTTTGCAGGGAATGCTGGTCAGGCAAATTACGCGGCCGCCAAGGCGGGAATGGTCGGTTTGACCCGGTCGGTGGCCCGTGAGCTTGCGTCCCGCGGCGTCACGGTAAATGGCGTTGCTCCGGGTTATATTGATACGGATATGACCCGTGATCTGCCGGCGGAGGTAACTGAGAAAATTAAAGGTGAAATACCCATGAATTCATTGGGGACGGTTGATGATGTCGCTGCTGCCGTGGCCTATCTTGTTTCCGAGGAAGCACGATATGTCACGGGGCAGTTTATTCACGTCAATGGTGGCATGTACATGGGATAG